One Ricinus communis isolate WT05 ecotype wild-type chromosome 1, ASM1957865v1, whole genome shotgun sequence DNA window includes the following coding sequences:
- the LOC8261700 gene encoding uncharacterized protein LOC8261700, with protein sequence MNQSSSSSKTHYQKSLTAAWQDSIMQDKKKKQERRRRSRNPFQDLNNRGFLNTCNNNNSSDSISNASSVSSIEAPKGCLRFFLSHTSSAKPPFSSSSSSSNNNNKIPTREKLISTPKSAPNMRPAKENSLKRSIFHKPISQKSENVKRNPPKSGRKNDSSLSNVPSLKLSSVLNSSGSSENKVNSGCREVKVKQLVVDKVSDSDALNFTPLSKVVTGSGLNLAVDSKVMIDDDDEKLKSISNTNTNSTSSNTKTPPVQASVSPEIQCGSSMVSSTTAKTITPVCYGAGYVVSGVIDKRKCRPRGILTVGEAKPLDCFDSDDESEKENTPDPVNNSRVPMLPLPTEASMRWLLSPCNEEDEDHKENSEEVTCRFQTLEESAIHNFPASPLSGNDAFSPDVFNNSTDRSTSTANARRKTRISPLLSPIGGFMGPPLYDNTARAVLCSGKERKNCFDLYQEKSPVSIDSLGSGNIIQTPQSDTSMDKRVGISWLNADDGRENDNIDCELNSMSEHLQMACLSPRSHVSMWDPTSSSFQFDCLTTPSNSTDLSHFQKILDDRASWYSNSTMGNMSESQMRISWREGLVSRIFEMDEFDSCRCLSDEEDDANADGCKDDCLKFQCCPDLDVHAVNEQLSTNGSGCTIFVDSGHGVDGKAKEEIPPQVPSCAESISTDGGSLVRSEDSDWTICYKNQLFQL encoded by the coding sequence ATGAATCAATCATCATCCTCATCAAAAACCCATTACCAGAAATCCTTAACTGCTGCATGGCAAGATTCCATAATGCaagacaagaaaaagaagcagGAACGGAGGAGGAGGTCAAGAAACCCGTTTCAAGATCTCAATAACCGTGGCTTTCTTAACACCTGCAACAACAACAATAGCAGTGATAGTATTAGTAATGCTTCTTCCGTGTCCTCCATTGAAGCTCCTAAGGGTTGCCTCaggttctttctttctcacaCTTCTTCTGCAAAACCTCCTTTTAGTagtagcagcagcagcagtaataataataataaaatacccACTAGAGAAAAACTCATTTCCACTCCTAAGTCAGCACCTAACATGAGACCTGCAAAGGAGAACTCTTTAAAAAGATCCATTTTTCATAAACCCATTTCACAAAAGTCTGAGAACGTTAAGAGAAATCCTCCTAAATCTGGGAGAAAGAATGATTCCAGTTTGAGTAATGTTCCAAGTTTGAaactttcttcagttttgaacAGTAGTGGCAGTTCTGAAAATAAAGTGAACTCTGGTTGTAGAGAAGTGAAAGTAAAACAGTTGGTAGTTGATAAAGTTAGTGACTCTGATGCATTAAATTTTACTCCTTTGAGTAAGGTGGTAACTGGGTCTGGTTTGAATCTTGCTGTTGATAGTAAGGTTAtgattgatgatgatgacgagaaattaaaaagtattagTAATACTAACACAAATTCAACAAGCAGCAATACTAAGACTCCTCCAGTTCAGGCCTCAGTATCTCCAGAAATACAGTGTGGGTCATCCATGGTGTCATCAACAACAGCAAAAACAATAACACCTGTGTGTTATGGTGCTGGTTATGTTGTTTCAGGGGTTATTGACAAGAGGAAGTGTAGGCCTAGAGGGATACTCACTGTAGGAGAAGCTAAGCCTCTTGATTGTTTTGATAGTGATGATGAGTCTGAAAAGGAGAATACTCCAGATCCTGTCAACAATTCTAGAGTTCCCATGTTGCCTTTGCCTACTGAGGCTTCAATGCGCTGGCTTTTATCACCCTGCAACGAAGAGGATGAGGATCACAAAGAAAATTCTGAAGAAGTTACATGTCGTTTCCAGACATTGGAGGAGAGTGCCATCCACAATTTTCCTGCTTCTCCTTTGTCCGGCAATGATGCTTTTTCACCAGATGTATTCAATAACAGCACTGACAGAAGTACTTCTACTGCTAATGCTAGGAGGAAGACAAGGATTTCTCCTTTGCTTTCTCCAATTGGAGGATTTATGGGGCCTCCATTGTACGATAATACAGCTAGAGCTGTTTTATGTTCAGGAAAAGAGAGGAAGAACTGCTTTGATCTTTATCAGGAGAAATCCCCAGTCTCCATAGATTCTTTGGGTAGTGGAAATATAATTCAAACCCCCCAATCTGACACTAGCATGGACAAACGAGTTGGTATATCCTGGTTAAATGCAGATGATGGTAGAGAGAATGATAACATTGATTGCGAGCTCAATTCTATGTCTGAGCATCTTCAGATGGCTTGTTTATCTCCCAGGAGCCATGTGTCAATGTGGGATCCAACCAGTTCAAGTTTTCAGTTCGATTGTTTGACAACCCCTTCCAATTCTACTGATCTTTCCCATTTTCAGAAAATTTTAGATGATCGAGCGTCTTGGTATTCTAATTCCACAATGGGAAATATGTCAGAGTCTCAAATGAGAATATCATGGAGGGAAGGATTGGTTAGTCGGATCTTTGAGATGGATGAATTTGATTCTTGCAGATGCTTATCagatgaagaagatgatgcCAATGCTGATGGCTGCAAAGATGACTGCTTAAAATTTCAGTGTTGTCCCGATCTCGATGTTCATGCGGTGAATGAGCAACTTTCAACTAATGGGTCTGGATGTACCATATTTGTAGACAGTGGACATGGAGTTGATGGAAAAGCCAAGGAGGAAATTCCACCCCAGGTACCAAGTTGTGCAGAGTCTATAAGCACTGATGGGGGTAGTTTGGTTCGATCGGAGGATTCAGATTGGACAATATGCTACAAAAATCAATTGTTTCAATTATAA
- the LOC8269680 gene encoding probable uridine nucleosidase 2 isoform X1 codes for MASDPKKIIIDTDPGIDDAMAIFLALKSPEVEVIGLTTIYGNVYTTLATRNALHLLEVAGRTDIPVAEGSHVSITKGAKLHIADFVHGAEGLGNQNFPPPKGKPIEQSAPAFLVEQVNLYPGKVTVVALGPLTNIALAIQLDPAFAKKIGQIVLLGGAFAVNGNVNPATEANILGDPDAADIVFTSGADILAIGINVTHQVVLTDADRNKLAQSNSKFGQYLHKILDVYFDYHRYAYNTGGVYLHDPTTVLAAVDPALMTYTEGVVRVQTTGITRGLTIFFNQKKRFAEVTEWSDKPSVKVAVTVDAPTALKMVMERLTEP; via the exons ATGGCATCTGATCCAAAGAAGATCATCATAGACACTGACCCTGGTATTG ATGATGCCATGGCAATATTTCTGGCATTGAAGTCACCTGAAGTGGAAGTGATTGGACTGACTACTATATATGGGAATGTTTATACTACTCTGGCTACCAGGAACGCCTTGCATTTG TTGGAGGTCGCAGGAAGGACCGATATTCCGGTGGCTGAGGGATCTCATGTCTCGATAACT AAAGGTGCAAAACTTCACATTGCCGATTTTGTCCACGGTGCTGAAGGACTTGGCAACCAAAATTTCCCCCCGCCAAAAGGAAAGCCAATTGAACAGTCAGCACCTGCTTTTCTGGTTGAGCAAGTAAATCTTTACCCTGGAAAAGTCACGGTGGTGGCATTGGGTCCACTTACAAATATTGCATTG GCCATCCAGTTAGATCCTGCATTTGCTAAAAAAATTGGGCAGATTGTTTTACTTGGTGGTGCTTTTGCAGTAAATGGGAATGTGAATCCCGCAACAGAGGCAAAT ATTTTGGGCGATCCAGATGCTGCTGATATTGTTTTCACCAGTGGTGCAGATATTTTGGCTATCGGGATTAATGTTACCCATCAAGTTGTTTTGACAG ATGCTGATCGAAATAAACTGGCacaatcaaattcaaaatttggtCAGTACTTGCACAAGATTTTAGATGTCTACTTCGATTATCATCGTTACGCATACAACACAGGAG GAGTCTATCTTCACGATCCAACAACTGTTCTTGCTGCTGTTGATCCTGCACTTATGACCTACACAGAGGGTGTTGTTAGAGTCCAAACCACTGGCATCACAAGGGGCCTGACAATATTCTTTAACCAAAAGAAGAG GTTTGCTGAAGTCACCGAGTGGTCTGATAAACCCTCAGTAAAGGTGGCCGTCACGGTTGATGCTCCCACAGCTCTGAAAATGGTGATGGAACGGCTTACAGAACCATAA
- the LOC112536906 gene encoding uncharacterized protein LOC112536906 — translation MERYSRTLLILLLVMIFHSSVAVDGLKSDKLCGQCRKCDTKQCPASDAYPHMTAHDDTLIAGALQSDFVDVNDRGVYSVPDIKGGTSAKYNAYFGWESTSGSASGYHRFRNYMDKCSKGGSYLTVDKHGKVSLRSLGSLESLAEADWKSVNPPKKLNHREFRFWVSHSTGKCLTVFGGKTKKDKRSVGVAECKFDGSNPFQLFAFRFHYHKAFCCCGLSNE, via the exons ATGGAGAGGTATAGCCGAACTCTGTTGATCCTTCTGCTGGTTATGATTTTCCATTCCTCAGTTGCTGTAGATGGGTTGAAAAGTGACAAGCTTTGCGGGCAGTGCCGGAAGTGTGACACAAAGCAGTGCCCTGCAAGTGATGCCTACCCACATATGACTGCACATGATGACACCCTCATTGCTGGTGCCTTGCAGTCTGATTTTGTGGATGTAAATGATAGAGGGGTTTACTCGGTACCAGATATAAAGGGTGGCACATCGGCTAAATATAATGCTTACTTCGGCTGGGAGTCTACTTCTGGTTCTGCTTCTGGCTACCACAG GTTTAGGAACTATATGGACAAATGCTCAAAAGGAGGAAGCTACCTAACAGTAGACAAGCATGGCAAGGTGAGTCTTCGCTCACTGGGGTCACTAGAAAGCTTAGCAGAAGCTGACTGGAAATCCGTAAACCCACCAAAGAAGCTAAACCACAGAGAGTTTCGATTCTGGGTATCTCATAGCACAGGAAAGTGCCTCACGGTCTTCGGAGGAAAGACAAAGAAAGACAAGAGAAGTGTTGGTGTAGCTGAATGCAAGTTTGATGGCTCAAACCCTTTTCAGCTATTCGCATTTCGCTTTCATTACCATAAAGCATTCTGCTGCTGTGGCCTTAGTAATGAGTGA
- the LOC8261699 gene encoding uncharacterized protein LOC8261699, whose protein sequence is MEGLLPLVYKAIKRNRTRRQYECLSSGAAFAYNPADFYISDAETTYTKPSSIIMEKNNAGTGRSKLHRRSYSSVEDLSVTGSSRRRTAGASPPRKQLVRFRSQRMFSCVTGC, encoded by the coding sequence ATGGAGGGTCTCCTTCCTCTTGTCTATAAAGCAATAAAGAGGAACAGAACTCGGCGGCAATACGAGTGTCTTTCTTCAGGGGCTGCTTTTGCTTATAACCCTGCGGACTTTTACATCAGTGATGCAGAAACAACATATACGAAACCATCTTCAATTATTATGGAGAAGAATAATGCAGGGACAGGGAGATCAAAACTCCACAGGAGATCATATAGTTCTGTTGAGGATTTATCGGTTACCGGAAGTAGTCGGAGAAGAACAGCCGGTGCTTCTCCTCCACGAAAACAGCTTGTAAGATTCAGGAGTCAAAGAATGTTTTCTTGTGTTACAGGctgctaa
- the LOC8269681 gene encoding inositol 1,3,4-trisphosphate 5/6-kinase 4, which yields MDALFVGGIILDESVLLDDNSETAALRSSAVSSLLRKLRHSKLHLGISYSSSLSHDKVNLLKNTAIQYSFDCFVLDGSNYNDAITLAWGDNIGGSVLYVVSKTKNHTFSQVSNLNWMIIVVDPEGVPLCGNSKKLCISRVEELFLTISLLNRKVIGNNIVTVGYIMKPSREEDFAKRGAFPMSPTPNGLMFMPLTFELPLLSQLQHVDIVLHKATDEIISVELTSSTESSNSITYTTGMQELQRYMEHHSGCFVIDPLDKIYPVLDRLKIQQILLGLENLNTEGRHTIRGPHFLKVNDFNEPDLAQRLSEAKLSLPSIVKPQIACGVADAHSMAIVFKVEDFKDLSVPLPAVVQEYVDHSSTLFKIYVLGEKVFYAVKKSTPNVDILMKLSEKNGLGPLIFDSLKSLPTGSEDSCTESHFDIGLVTDAANWLARKLDLTIFGFDVVIQEDTHDHVIVDVNYLPSFKEVPNDVCIPAFWDAIKKKLESREKI from the exons ATGGATGCATTATTTGTAGGCGGAATCATTCTGGACGAGTCGGTGCTACTGGACGACAATTCTGAAACCGCCGCACTCCGATCATCAGCTGTCTCTTCCCTCCTCCGCAAACTCCGCCATTCTAAGCTCCATCTG GGAATTTCCTACTCATCATCTCTTTCTCACGACAAG GTGAACTTGCTTAAAAACACAGCAATTCAATACTCCTTTGATTGTTTTGTTTTGGATGGCTCTAATTATAATGATGCAATAACGTTAGCTTGGGGTGATAACATTGGAGGAAGCGTTTTGTATGTTGTTTCTAAGACCAAGAATCACACATTTAGTCAAGTCAGCAATTTGAATTGGATGATCATTGTTGTTG ATCCTGAAGGTGTTCCTTTATGCGGTAATTCGAAAAAACTATGTATAAGTCGAGTGGAAGAATTGTTTTTGACCATTTCCCTCTTAAATAGAAAG GTAATCGGCAATAATATTGTGACTGTTGGTTATATTATGAAACCTTCCCGAGAAGAAGATTTTGCAAAG AGGGGTGCATTTCCCATGTCTCCTACTCCAAATGGATTGATGTTTATGCCTCTAACATTTGAACTCCCCTTACTTTCTCAACTACAACATGTGGACATAGTTCTACATAAAGCAACAGATGAAATCATCTCTGTTGAATTAACCAGCTCTACAGAATCTTCAAACAGCATTACTTACACCACAGGCATGCAGGAATTACAAAg ATATATGGAACATCACTCTGGTTGCTTTGTGATTGACCCGCTTGATAAAATATATCCTGTCTTGGATCGGTTAAAAATCCAACAAATTCTTCTTGGGCTGGAGAATCTCAATACAGAAGGCCGTCACACAATCAGAGGACCCCATTTCCTAAAG GTTAATGATTTTAATGAGCCTGATTTAGCACAGAGGTTGTCAGAAGCTAAACTATCTCTTCCAAGTATAGTCAAGCCTCAGATTGCCTGTGGGGTAGCTGATGCTCACAGCATG GCAATTGTCTTTAAAGTTGAAGATTTTAAGGATTTAAGTGTTCCTCTTCCGGCAGTTGTTCAG GAATATGTAGACCATTCTTCCACTTTGTTCAAGATCTATGTCCTGGGTGAGAAAGTTTTCTATGCTGTTAAGAAATCTACACCAAATGTTGATATCTTAATGAAATTATCTGAAAAAAATGGACTTGGACCTTTAATCTTTGACAG CTTAAAATCTCTTCCTACTGGCAGCGAGGATTCTTGTACAGAGAGTCATTTTGATATTGGTCTAGTCACTGATGCTGCAAATTGGCTTGCAAGAAAACTTGATCTTACAATCTTTGGTTTCGATGTTGTT ATCCAAGAAGACACTCATGACCATGTGATTGTGGATGTAAATTATCTCCCATCATTCAAGGAAGTGCCGAACGACGTGTGCATCCCTGCCTTCTGGGATgctattaaaaagaaattggaatCAAGAGAGAAGATATAA
- the LOC8269680 gene encoding probable uridine nucleosidase 2 isoform X2: protein MASDPKKIIIDTDPDDAMAIFLALKSPEVEVIGLTTIYGNVYTTLATRNALHLLEVAGRTDIPVAEGSHVSITKGAKLHIADFVHGAEGLGNQNFPPPKGKPIEQSAPAFLVEQVNLYPGKVTVVALGPLTNIALAIQLDPAFAKKIGQIVLLGGAFAVNGNVNPATEANILGDPDAADIVFTSGADILAIGINVTHQVVLTDADRNKLAQSNSKFGQYLHKILDVYFDYHRYAYNTGGVYLHDPTTVLAAVDPALMTYTEGVVRVQTTGITRGLTIFFNQKKRFAEVTEWSDKPSVKVAVTVDAPTALKMVMERLTEP, encoded by the exons ATGGCATCTGATCCAAAGAAGATCATCATAGACACTGACCCTG ATGATGCCATGGCAATATTTCTGGCATTGAAGTCACCTGAAGTGGAAGTGATTGGACTGACTACTATATATGGGAATGTTTATACTACTCTGGCTACCAGGAACGCCTTGCATTTG TTGGAGGTCGCAGGAAGGACCGATATTCCGGTGGCTGAGGGATCTCATGTCTCGATAACT AAAGGTGCAAAACTTCACATTGCCGATTTTGTCCACGGTGCTGAAGGACTTGGCAACCAAAATTTCCCCCCGCCAAAAGGAAAGCCAATTGAACAGTCAGCACCTGCTTTTCTGGTTGAGCAAGTAAATCTTTACCCTGGAAAAGTCACGGTGGTGGCATTGGGTCCACTTACAAATATTGCATTG GCCATCCAGTTAGATCCTGCATTTGCTAAAAAAATTGGGCAGATTGTTTTACTTGGTGGTGCTTTTGCAGTAAATGGGAATGTGAATCCCGCAACAGAGGCAAAT ATTTTGGGCGATCCAGATGCTGCTGATATTGTTTTCACCAGTGGTGCAGATATTTTGGCTATCGGGATTAATGTTACCCATCAAGTTGTTTTGACAG ATGCTGATCGAAATAAACTGGCacaatcaaattcaaaatttggtCAGTACTTGCACAAGATTTTAGATGTCTACTTCGATTATCATCGTTACGCATACAACACAGGAG GAGTCTATCTTCACGATCCAACAACTGTTCTTGCTGCTGTTGATCCTGCACTTATGACCTACACAGAGGGTGTTGTTAGAGTCCAAACCACTGGCATCACAAGGGGCCTGACAATATTCTTTAACCAAAAGAAGAG GTTTGCTGAAGTCACCGAGTGGTCTGATAAACCCTCAGTAAAGGTGGCCGTCACGGTTGATGCTCCCACAGCTCTGAAAATGGTGATGGAACGGCTTACAGAACCATAA
- the LOC8269680 gene encoding probable uridine nucleosidase 2 isoform X3 — translation MAIFLALKSPEVEVIGLTTIYGNVYTTLATRNALHLLEVAGRTDIPVAEGSHVSITKGAKLHIADFVHGAEGLGNQNFPPPKGKPIEQSAPAFLVEQVNLYPGKVTVVALGPLTNIALAIQLDPAFAKKIGQIVLLGGAFAVNGNVNPATEANILGDPDAADIVFTSGADILAIGINVTHQVVLTDADRNKLAQSNSKFGQYLHKILDVYFDYHRYAYNTGGVYLHDPTTVLAAVDPALMTYTEGVVRVQTTGITRGLTIFFNQKKRFAEVTEWSDKPSVKVAVTVDAPTALKMVMERLTEP, via the exons ATGGCAATATTTCTGGCATTGAAGTCACCTGAAGTGGAAGTGATTGGACTGACTACTATATATGGGAATGTTTATACTACTCTGGCTACCAGGAACGCCTTGCATTTG TTGGAGGTCGCAGGAAGGACCGATATTCCGGTGGCTGAGGGATCTCATGTCTCGATAACT AAAGGTGCAAAACTTCACATTGCCGATTTTGTCCACGGTGCTGAAGGACTTGGCAACCAAAATTTCCCCCCGCCAAAAGGAAAGCCAATTGAACAGTCAGCACCTGCTTTTCTGGTTGAGCAAGTAAATCTTTACCCTGGAAAAGTCACGGTGGTGGCATTGGGTCCACTTACAAATATTGCATTG GCCATCCAGTTAGATCCTGCATTTGCTAAAAAAATTGGGCAGATTGTTTTACTTGGTGGTGCTTTTGCAGTAAATGGGAATGTGAATCCCGCAACAGAGGCAAAT ATTTTGGGCGATCCAGATGCTGCTGATATTGTTTTCACCAGTGGTGCAGATATTTTGGCTATCGGGATTAATGTTACCCATCAAGTTGTTTTGACAG ATGCTGATCGAAATAAACTGGCacaatcaaattcaaaatttggtCAGTACTTGCACAAGATTTTAGATGTCTACTTCGATTATCATCGTTACGCATACAACACAGGAG GAGTCTATCTTCACGATCCAACAACTGTTCTTGCTGCTGTTGATCCTGCACTTATGACCTACACAGAGGGTGTTGTTAGAGTCCAAACCACTGGCATCACAAGGGGCCTGACAATATTCTTTAACCAAAAGAAGAG GTTTGCTGAAGTCACCGAGTGGTCTGATAAACCCTCAGTAAAGGTGGCCGTCACGGTTGATGCTCCCACAGCTCTGAAAATGGTGATGGAACGGCTTACAGAACCATAA